The following are encoded in a window of Solidesulfovibrio magneticus RS-1 genomic DNA:
- a CDS encoding type III sulfide quinone reductase, selenoprotein subtype, with translation MKKLLILGSGAGGVMVATQLRKKLDPREWKITIIDRTWQHHYQPGWLFVPFGIYDIKDCIKPQTDFIPSGVDFVQDEITNVDPVKKVVTCKGGSHSYDWIVVATGCRIMPDEIDGMLDGWGQDVHNFYTPDGSIALAKKLKHFKKGKLVLNIAEMPIKCPVAPLEFVFLADWFFMTQDSRCNIEIELVTPLTGAFTKPVAAEILGRMCEEKNIKIVPNFEIAQVNADKKTIESHKGEELDYDLLISIPPNFGSQVIIDSDIGDPMGYMDTDHHTLKSKKYENMYIIGDATNVPTSKAGSVAHFESEIVVGNILREIDGLEPLPEFDGHSNCFIVSGYEKAVLIDFNYKIEPLPGKFPFPGIGPLSLLEESFLNYCGKMMFKWVYFNLMLKGKELPLEPQMFMAGKKRMGACAL, from the coding sequence ATGAAAAAGCTGTTGATCCTTGGCTCGGGCGCCGGCGGCGTCATGGTGGCCACCCAGCTCCGCAAGAAGCTCGATCCCCGGGAATGGAAGATCACCATCATCGACCGCACCTGGCAGCACCACTATCAGCCGGGCTGGCTCTTCGTGCCGTTTGGCATCTACGACATCAAGGACTGCATCAAGCCGCAGACCGACTTCATTCCCTCGGGCGTCGATTTCGTCCAGGACGAGATCACCAACGTCGATCCGGTCAAGAAGGTCGTCACCTGCAAGGGCGGCTCCCACTCCTATGACTGGATCGTGGTCGCCACCGGCTGCCGCATCATGCCCGACGAGATCGACGGCATGCTCGACGGCTGGGGACAGGACGTCCACAACTTCTACACCCCGGACGGCTCCATCGCCCTGGCGAAAAAGCTCAAGCACTTCAAGAAAGGCAAGCTCGTGCTCAACATCGCCGAGATGCCCATCAAGTGCCCGGTGGCTCCCCTGGAGTTCGTGTTCCTGGCCGACTGGTTCTTCATGACCCAGGACAGCCGCTGCAACATCGAGATCGAGCTGGTGACCCCGCTGACCGGCGCCTTCACCAAGCCCGTGGCCGCCGAGATCCTGGGCCGGATGTGCGAAGAGAAAAACATCAAGATCGTGCCCAACTTCGAGATCGCCCAGGTCAACGCCGACAAGAAGACCATCGAGTCCCACAAGGGCGAGGAACTCGATTACGACCTGCTCATCTCCATCCCGCCCAACTTCGGCTCCCAGGTCATCATCGACAGCGACATCGGCGATCCCATGGGCTACATGGACACCGACCACCACACGCTGAAGTCCAAGAAATACGAGAACATGTACATCATCGGCGACGCCACCAACGTCCCGACCTCCAAGGCCGGCTCGGTGGCCCACTTCGAGTCCGAGATCGTGGTGGGGAACATCCTGCGCGAGATCGACGGTCTGGAGCCCCTGCCGGAATTCGACGGCCATTCCAACTGCTTCATCGTCTCGGGCTACGAAAAGGCCGTGCTCATCGACTTCAACTACAAGATCGAGCCGCTGCCGGGCAAATTCCCGTTCCCGGGCATCGGGCCGCTGTCGCTTTTGGAAGAATCCTTCCTCAACTACTGCGGCAAGATGATGTTCAAGTGGGTGTATTTCAACCTGATGCTCAAGGGCAAGGAACTGCCGCTGGAGCCCCAGATGTTCATGGCCGGCAAAAAGCGCATGGGCGCTTGCGCGCTGTAG
- a CDS encoding response regulator, whose product MADPIRVLIVDDEERFRETLAKLLGRHGFVVREAGSGPAALELLGQAPCDVIVLDVKMPGMTGADALPLLRAACPEAEVLVLTGHASVDIASTMIAGGAADYLLKPCPTEELEGAIRAVYDRRQATRPR is encoded by the coding sequence ATGGCCGACCCCATCCGCGTCCTTATTGTCGATGACGAGGAACGGTTCCGCGAAACCCTGGCCAAGCTGCTTGGCCGCCACGGCTTTGTCGTGCGCGAGGCCGGCAGCGGCCCGGCCGCCCTGGAGCTTTTGGGCCAAGCCCCCTGCGACGTCATCGTGCTGGACGTCAAAATGCCCGGCATGACCGGGGCCGACGCGTTACCGCTTTTGCGCGCCGCCTGCCCCGAAGCCGAGGTGCTGGTGCTCACCGGCCACGCCTCGGTGGACATCGCCTCGACCATGATCGCCGGCGGCGCGGCCGATTACCTGCTCAAGCCCTGCCCCACCGAGGAACTCGAAGGGGCCATCCGCGCCGTCTACGACCGCCGGCAAGCCACCCGGCCCCGCTGA
- a CDS encoding sensor histidine kinase, translating to MSAKSSMNPGPTPDAPGLLPGDHAPPLWPHTLLAPGLAGAAVLSALAAPPLVGVGLALFAGAICIGSALTLARRVRRGERELHELDIRLLHSQKLAAIGELSSGIAHEINNPLAIITQEIDLARELYGQDACPAPEDLAEIKDCLDQVGKQVARCRQITHKLLNFARKMEPVLQEEALERVIEDMAVLVEREAAGRGVAIRRDYDQSLPPVRTDVPLLRQVILNLLTNALHATPEGGTITLATGRQNGRAVIEVRDTGCGIPPENLPKVFDPFFTTKDPGKGTGLGLSLSHGIVARLGGNLTAQSAVGQGSVFTVSLPL from the coding sequence ATGAGCGCAAAAAGCTCAATGAATCCCGGGCCGACGCCTGACGCTCCCGGGCTGCTGCCCGGGGACCACGCGCCGCCCTTGTGGCCCCATACCCTGCTCGCCCCGGGGCTGGCCGGCGCGGCCGTGCTCTCGGCCCTGGCCGCCCCGCCCCTGGTCGGCGTGGGGCTGGCCCTTTTCGCCGGAGCCATCTGCATCGGCTCGGCTCTGACCCTGGCCCGGCGGGTGCGGCGTGGCGAACGCGAGCTCCACGAGCTCGACATCAGGCTGCTGCACTCCCAAAAGCTGGCCGCCATCGGCGAACTGTCCTCGGGCATTGCCCACGAGATCAATAACCCGCTGGCCATCATCACCCAGGAAATCGACCTGGCCCGGGAACTCTATGGCCAGGACGCCTGCCCGGCCCCGGAGGATCTGGCCGAAATCAAGGATTGCCTGGACCAGGTCGGCAAGCAGGTAGCCCGCTGCCGCCAGATCACCCACAAGCTCCTCAATTTCGCCCGCAAGATGGAACCCGTGCTCCAGGAGGAAGCCCTGGAGCGGGTCATCGAGGACATGGCTGTTCTGGTCGAGCGCGAGGCCGCCGGGCGCGGCGTGGCCATCCGGCGCGACTACGACCAGTCCCTGCCGCCTGTTCGCACCGACGTGCCGCTGTTGCGTCAGGTCATCCTCAATCTCCTCACCAACGCCCTGCACGCCACTCCCGAAGGCGGGACCATCACCCTGGCCACCGGCCGCCAAAACGGCCGGGCCGTCATCGAGGTGCGCGACACCGGCTGCGGCATTCCCCCGGAAAACCTGCCCAAGGTCTTCGATCCCTTTTTCACCACCAAGGACCCCGGCAAGGGCACGGGCCTTGGCCTGTCCCTGTCCCACGGCATCGTCGCCCGCCTGGGCGGCAATCTCACGGCCCAAAGCGCCGTCGGCCAAGGCTCGGTTTTCACCGTCAGCCTTCCGCTGTGA
- a CDS encoding response regulator yields the protein MGLRVLAVDDEADFIETLVKRFTYRQIPVTAAGNGPDALALLEREPFDVVILDMRMPGMDGLAVLQEIKKRHPLVEVIILTGHASVESGMQGMSLGAYDYVLKPVDFGELLEKAKKAYERKKLNESRADA from the coding sequence ATGGGACTTCGCGTCTTGGCCGTGGATGACGAGGCCGACTTCATCGAAACCCTGGTCAAACGGTTCACCTACCGCCAGATTCCCGTGACCGCCGCCGGCAACGGGCCCGACGCCCTGGCGCTCCTGGAACGCGAACCCTTTGACGTGGTCATCCTGGACATGCGCATGCCCGGCATGGACGGGTTGGCCGTGCTCCAGGAAATCAAGAAGCGCCACCCCCTGGTCGAGGTCATCATCCTCACCGGACACGCCTCGGTGGAATCCGGCATGCAGGGCATGTCCCTTGGAGCCTACGACTACGTGCTCAAACCCGTGGACTTCGGGGAATTGCTGGAAAAGGCCAAGAAGGCCTATGAGCGCAAAAAGCTCAATGAATCCCGGGCCGACGCCTGA
- a CDS encoding sensor histidine kinase, whose product MIQDELSRLRLKLIAVTLAFSFIPLLSLGLGLYAKFYDTYTEKIYGNLRNLADNKKVTIDLFLTERVAQLSNLALTESYADLAGDAYLERIFGVLQLHSKSFLDLQVIDQNGICVSYVGPYQLRGIDYSREDWFRTVMAKGIHISDVFMGFRKYPHFNIAVSRREGDKTWVLRAAIDSDIFDSLVRTVQLGKSGDAFLLNAQHVLQTKPRFGHDMFDTVPFPDIPRFSGTRVDELTIGGEVSLYAMTWLNLKDWLLVIKDDPGEELLPLYRARWLLILLLCGGGTLIVIGAVFIANGTVRELIRAEREKATLDASLTQSSKMAALGKLAAGVAHEVNNPLAIIMEKAGWMRDLLSEEDIKASPNFQEFADAVAKIEFHVRRAKDVTHRLLGFARRMEPTQENLDVNLLLEQTRSFLENEANFRGIAFVRDYQADLPHIESDASQLQQVFLNILDNAIDAIDKNGSITIATRKLPDTPEVEIAIADTGNGIPRETLEKIFDPFFTTKKVGEGTGLGLTISYSIIEKLGGRIQVASEEGKGTTFRITLPVAS is encoded by the coding sequence ATGATTCAGGACGAACTCAGCCGGCTGCGCTTAAAGCTCATCGCCGTCACCCTGGCCTTTTCCTTTATTCCGCTGTTAAGCCTGGGCCTTGGACTCTACGCCAAGTTCTACGACACCTACACCGAGAAGATCTACGGTAACCTGCGCAATCTGGCCGACAACAAGAAAGTCACCATCGACCTGTTTCTGACCGAACGCGTGGCCCAGCTTTCCAACCTGGCCCTGACCGAATCCTACGCCGATCTGGCCGGCGACGCGTATCTCGAACGCATTTTCGGCGTGCTCCAGCTGCACAGCAAGTCTTTCCTCGACCTGCAGGTCATCGACCAGAACGGTATCTGCGTCTCCTACGTCGGCCCCTACCAGTTGCGCGGCATCGACTACAGCCGCGAGGACTGGTTCCGCACGGTCATGGCCAAGGGCATCCACATCAGCGACGTGTTCATGGGCTTTCGCAAATACCCGCATTTCAATATCGCCGTCAGCCGCCGCGAGGGCGACAAAACCTGGGTCCTGCGCGCCGCCATCGACTCCGACATCTTCGATTCCCTGGTGCGCACGGTGCAGCTCGGCAAGTCCGGCGACGCCTTCCTGTTAAACGCCCAGCACGTGCTCCAGACCAAGCCGCGCTTTGGCCACGACATGTTCGACACCGTGCCCTTCCCGGACATCCCCCGGTTTTCCGGCACCCGGGTGGACGAGCTGACCATCGGCGGCGAGGTGTCGCTGTACGCCATGACCTGGCTTAATCTCAAAGACTGGCTGCTGGTCATCAAGGACGATCCGGGCGAGGAGCTGCTACCCTTGTACCGGGCGCGCTGGCTCCTTATTTTGCTGCTGTGCGGCGGCGGCACGCTTATCGTCATCGGCGCGGTGTTCATCGCCAACGGCACCGTGCGCGAACTCATCCGGGCCGAGCGGGAAAAAGCCACCCTGGACGCCTCGCTCACCCAGTCGAGCAAGATGGCCGCCCTGGGTAAGCTGGCCGCCGGCGTGGCCCACGAGGTCAACAATCCCCTGGCCATCATCATGGAAAAGGCCGGCTGGATGCGCGATCTCTTAAGCGAGGAGGACATCAAGGCCTCCCCCAACTTCCAAGAATTCGCCGACGCCGTGGCCAAGATCGAGTTCCACGTGCGCCGGGCCAAGGACGTCACCCACCGGCTGCTCGGGTTCGCCCGGCGCATGGAGCCCACCCAGGAGAACCTCGACGTCAATCTGCTTCTGGAACAGACCCGGTCGTTTCTGGAAAACGAGGCCAACTTCCGGGGCATCGCCTTTGTGCGCGACTACCAAGCCGACCTGCCCCACATCGAATCCGACGCCTCCCAGCTCCAGCAGGTCTTCCTCAACATCCTCGACAACGCCATCGACGCCATCGACAAGAACGGCTCCATCACCATCGCCACGCGCAAGCTGCCCGACACGCCGGAAGTGGAAATTGCCATCGCCGACACCGGCAACGGCATCCCGCGCGAAACCCTGGAGAAGATCTTCGATCCCTTCTTCACCACCAAAAAGGTCGGCGAAGGCACCGGCCTTGGGCTGACCATCAGCTACAGCATCATTGAAAAGCTTGGCGGCCGCATCCAGGTCGCCAGCGAGGAAGGCAAGGGCACCACGTTCCGCATCACCCTGCCCGTGGCCTCCTGA